The sequence CATCTGTGCCGGATGAAGCCCTTCAAGCACATTGTTTGCCAAGGCCTCTAACCCTTTGTTGCCATGTGCCTTGAACGTGGGCAGCAGGACCGCGTGGCAATAAAACCCGTCCCCCCCCCTGATGATCAGACTTTTTTCCCACTCAGGTGCCAGCATATCGTCCCAGGTGCGTGGCAGGTTTCTATTTCCCAACTGATCAAGGTTGGCAACTACGACCAGAGGATTTACGCATAAAATGGTATATTCGTTTTTGGGATCTAAAATTTGCGCATCTGAAAAATTAGGGCCGGCAGGCAGTGCGCCATAACCTGCGAAATGCCCAGGAGCAACAAAACGATCATAAAACCGCCGGCCTAAAAAAACATTAAAATCAGCAGATACGATAATATCGGGGAGTTCATCCCGGGATTCAATGGTGTCAACATAGGAATAATAAGATAATTCCTGGTTTACATTCCCTTCAACCGCCGATTGAATACTAATCCCCTCTTTGACTTGAAGTTCGTTTAAAAATTGGGAAAACGCCCGGCTAAAGGGCATTTTCAATCCACAGGGCATAAGCGCCAGAAAACTCAAGTCTTTTTGAGCCGCCATTGAGGCTAGTCCGGGTGTATCAATAACAGGGTCCCGGGCGATGGCACCCTCAAGCATTTCAATGAAGGCCTCAATGTTGATAAATCGACTTTTCAGCGCTGTGCCCAGAGTTAAAAACGGCGCCAGCACCCGCATGGCATCGTCACTGACCAAGGCACCCAGGCCATTTGCCGCAAAAACCGACCGGGTTTGAGGAAAACGCTGGATGATTTCATATAGTTTCAAGTCTGCATGAATGGTTGTCGGCATATTAACTAGGGCTCCTTTACTATTCTCCTGATTATCGGGGATACTTCCCAATAAAACACAGCAGCAATTCTGATGCCGGACGGATCAAAACAGCCACAAAATTTATTAATTTTAAAAAGAACGCCAGGTAACCTATAAATATTATTGACTTTTCGTTTTAAGTTAAATCCCGGCAAAAAAGCGAGGGCGACCCATGGTTGTTATAAAAACTCCCAATTCCTATGGATTAGGCACCGCCATAATATACAATATTGTCATACAACACAGAACAAAACTCACAACCCTCAAAATAAACACAAATTTGCAACTTAATGCCCTGATACTTACCCCCCCCTCCCTTCGTTATGATCCTCATT comes from uncultured Desulfobacter sp. and encodes:
- a CDS encoding ABC transporter substrate-binding protein, which encodes MPTTIHADLKLYEIIQRFPQTRSVFAANGLGALVSDDAMRVLAPFLTLGTALKSRFINIEAFIEMLEGAIARDPVIDTPGLASMAAQKDLSFLALMPCGLKMPFSRAFSQFLNELQVKEGISIQSAVEGNVNQELSYYSYVDTIESRDELPDIIVSADFNVFLGRRFYDRFVAPGHFAGYGALPAGPNFSDAQILDPKNEYTILCVNPLVVVANLDQLGNRNLPRTWDDMLAPEWEKSLIIRGGDGFYCHAVLLPTFKAHGNKGLEALANNVLEGLHPAQMVNRIDSNGPGALYVMPAFFADRIRHQERIEVIWPDDGALASPVILQVKPEKKEELKPVLDYLVGRQLAQILAGAGFPVPHADVAADVQTKPLKWLGWDFLRQNDLPTLNVEIDKIFMPLVP